From Acidimicrobiia bacterium, the proteins below share one genomic window:
- a CDS encoding amino acid ABC transporter permease: MTAPTVPRHGIITSPGHWVRKRLFNSGLNTVLTVVLVPLVAYLIWRGVTFVFVTARWEPVRNNLTLFMIGRFPRAEIWRVVAQVVIWSSAIGLAWGAAVAGAKARALRAGLPYKEDSAIAKARRNGAILAALALLLAMAQTWGPLILFGVSFVAALLLQRVAARTPAPQVPYVWAAVAVLAVGGFQIVSGFHGTGWLWIGIPIALAASRLLGRRDWRTHRIRRLASLSAVVGVLGVAYAVYAVVDSPGVGWERWEGLRLNLLAAPIALTLAFPIGMGLALARRSSFPALRMVATGYIELIRGVPLISLLLMGQFFIGFFLNTATPLSSLTRAFIVLTMFASAYIAEIIRGGLQSVPTGQIEAGQSVGLSPWKVTRFIVLPQALRNVIPPMVGQFISLTKDTTLLYIISIAEILYIRNIVHAQAEFRAFGIAETLVFVAFIFWSITFSMSRESQRIERRLGVGVR, from the coding sequence ATGACTGCCCCGACAGTCCCACGCCATGGCATCATCACCTCACCTGGCCATTGGGTGCGAAAGCGGCTGTTCAACAGCGGGCTGAACACCGTCCTCACCGTCGTCCTCGTACCACTGGTGGCCTACCTCATCTGGCGCGGCGTCACATTCGTGTTTGTAACCGCCCGATGGGAGCCCGTGCGCAACAACCTCACTCTGTTCATGATCGGCCGGTTCCCTCGTGCCGAGATCTGGCGTGTTGTCGCTCAGGTCGTCATCTGGTCGTCGGCCATAGGCCTGGCTTGGGGCGCGGCCGTCGCCGGCGCCAAGGCCCGCGCTCTGCGCGCCGGGCTCCCCTACAAGGAAGACTCGGCCATTGCCAAGGCCCGACGCAACGGCGCCATCCTCGCTGCGCTGGCCCTGCTGCTCGCCATGGCACAAACCTGGGGCCCACTGATCCTCTTCGGGGTGTCCTTCGTTGCTGCCCTCCTCCTCCAGCGGGTGGCCGCCCGCACACCGGCGCCGCAGGTCCCCTACGTCTGGGCAGCCGTGGCGGTGCTGGCGGTGGGCGGCTTCCAGATCGTCAGTGGATTCCACGGCACTGGTTGGCTGTGGATTGGCATCCCCATCGCCCTCGCCGCTTCACGACTTCTCGGCAGACGCGACTGGCGGACCCACCGGATTCGACGGCTGGCCAGCCTGAGCGCTGTCGTCGGCGTGCTCGGTGTCGCCTATGCGGTCTATGCGGTCGTCGACAGTCCCGGCGTCGGCTGGGAACGCTGGGAGGGGCTCCGGCTCAACCTCCTGGCGGCACCGATCGCGCTCACCCTCGCCTTCCCGATCGGCATGGGGCTCGCCCTGGCCCGGCGCTCCTCCTTCCCGGCCCTGCGCATGGTCGCCACCGGCTACATCGAACTCATCCGCGGCGTGCCGCTGATCTCTCTGCTTCTCATGGGCCAGTTCTTCATCGGCTTCTTCCTCAACACGGCGACGCCCCTGTCCTCACTCACCCGCGCCTTTATCGTGCTCACCATGTTCGCCTCGGCGTACATCGCCGAGATCATCCGGGGCGGCCTGCAATCGGTGCCCACGGGCCAGATCGAGGCCGGGCAGTCGGTCGGCCTCAGCCCGTGGAAGGTGACCCGGTTCATCGTGCTCCCCCAGGCGCTGCGTAACGTCATCCCACCGATGGTGGGCCAGTTCATCTCCCTCACCAAGGACACCACGCTGCTCTACATCATCTCGATCGCCGAGATCCTGTACATCCGCAACATCGTCCACGCCCAGGCGGAGTTCCGGGCCTTCGGGATCGCCGAGACCCTGGTCTTCGTCGCATTCATCTTCTGGTCGAT